Proteins encoded by one window of Glycine soja cultivar W05 chromosome 15, ASM419377v2, whole genome shotgun sequence:
- the LOC114387363 gene encoding uncharacterized protein LOC114387363, whose protein sequence is MSFGGLSIALSLVFGCLLLALCAQLYYFLWWKKRRTQMDIEMDAKGAFYWGCWKTPCAMHVANNTGRGGVNRDIERTTTSREPEMELDLLHKPFGEEGTVESELMRLHNLAGPPRFLFPIKEETKEDLESEDRSRKGSRTRSLSDLMLTIDTPFLTPVASSPLKCCSLPLDPLHSYKHQGFNPLFESSVELEYNRFISSPPPKFKFMRDAEEKLHRKLMEEARRKAVDNNNVQECGVKDCSNETLATDFRDGSFLKFIQTTEHKQPQQYLPQFPSGSSQILPLASSPTTLRPLEKASIVH, encoded by the coding sequence ATGTCTTTCGGTGGGTTAAGTATTGCTTTGAGTCTTGTCTTTGGGTGTCTTCTGCTGGCTCTGTGTGCTCAGCTTTACTATTTCTTATGGTGGAAGAAGAGAAGGACACAGATGGATATTGAGATGGATGCAAAGGGTGCGTTTTATTGGGGGTGCTGGAAGACCCCTTGTGCCATGCATGTTGCAAACAACACTGGAAGAGGGGGTGTGAATAGGGACATAGAAAGAACAACAACAAGTCGTGAGCCAGAGATGGAGTTGGATTTGCTGCACAAGCCCTTTGGAGAAGAGGGTACTGTTGAGTCAGAGTTGATGAGGCTGCACAATCTGGCTGGCCCACCAAGGTTTCTCTTCCCCATCAAAGAGGAAACTAAAGAAGATTTGGAGTCTGAAGATAGGAGCAGAAAGGGGTCAAGAACAAGGAGTTTGAGTGATCTCATGTTGACAATTGACACCCCCTTTCTTACCCCTGTGGCTTCCTCGCCTTTGAAGTGTTGTTCTTTGCCTTTGGACCCTCTTCATTCTTATAAGCATCAAGGATTCAACCCTCTCTTTGAATCCTCCGTGGAATTAGAGTACAACAGGTTTATATCTTCGCCACCTCCGAAATTCAAGTTCATGAGGGATGCGGAAGAGAAGTTGCATAGGAAATTGATGGAAGAGGCGAGGAGAAAGGCTGTGGATAATAATAATGTCCAAGAATGTGGGGTTAAAGATTGTTCTAATGAAACATTGGCCACAGATTTTAGAGATGGGTCCTTTCTTAAGTTCATTCAAACAACAGAACACAAACAGCCTCAACAATATCTACCACAGTTTCCTTCAGGTTCATCTCAGATTCTCCCATTGGCATCTTCTCCTACAACTTTGAGACCACTTGAAAAGGCATCCATTGTGCATTAG